The Flavobacterium psychrotrophum region GGTAACTCTCTACTATATTCCTTATGATGCTTAGGCCAAGCCCCATACCACTATTTTTGGTCGTGAACTTAGGTTCAAAAATACGGCTTTTATCTTCTACAGTAATGCCCTTACCATTATCTGTTACCGTGATTTTTGCCTGACCGGCTTCGCGGTACACGCGCACATCTACCTTAGGCTCCCGCTGGTGGTCGTCCATGGCCTGTGTGGCATTTTTAACCAGGTTGGTAATAATGCGTATCAGCTGTGTACGGTCCATACGGGTAATGATCTGTGGTTCATCGGCATGAAAGGTAATGTAGCATTCATTAAATATCTCCAGTGCCAGCTGCACGATCTTTACCACATTAAGCGTCTCATTTTGCTGCGCCGGCAACGATGCAAAGTTGCTGAATGCCGATGCTACCGCCGTCATGGTATCAATTTGCTGTATTAGTGTATTGCTGTATTCTGCAAGCTTTTCATGTATCTTAGGGTCGCTTGGGTCAAATTTGCGCTGGAAGCTCTGCACGGTAAGGCGCATCGGCGTAAGCGGGTTTTTAATTTCGTGGGCTACCTGTTTGGCCATTTCGCGCCAGGCCTCCTCACGCTCCTTTTGTGCCAGCAGTGCAGCACTTTCATCAAGGTCGTCTACCAGGTTATTGTAAGCATCTACCAGCAGGCTAATTTCCTGCGGGGTGTCGCCCATGTGTATCTTCTCATTCACCTCGTTAAGGCGCGTTTCCTTTATACGGTCGCTGACTTCTTTGATGGACTTGGTAATGTAACTGCTCAGGAAATAGGCAATGATAACCGAGATAAGCAGCATGAACGAATATACCTGTACAAAGCGGGCTATAAAATTGCTAATCTCTTTTTCGTAGTAGCCATCGTCTTCAATGTAAGGCAGGTTCAGGATGCCCAGCGGTTTGAACTTGGTATCTTTAATATAGCTGTAAGAAGACCTGAATTTCTTATTATTCAGCGTGGTCTTAAGGTCTACAAAGCGTTTTTCGGCAGTAGAACGAATAACACGCAGTACGGGCTCTGTAATATCCTGGTTGATGGTATCTACAGAAAATGCCGCCTTACTGGACTTTAACAGCTTACCATCGAGGTCGTAAATATTGATCTCGGTACCATGAATGTTTGCTAGCTCATGTATGCGGTCGCGAAATATAAGCGGCAGGTTCTCTGTACTCAGCGGATAGGTAGTATTAGCAAGTACATAGCTGATGTGTTCCTTTATGGAATTTTCTTTGCGCTCCAGGCGGTCTTCGTGGTATTCCTTAGCCTCTTTTTTAAACTGGTAAATAGAAACAAACGCTATCAAAAACGATGCGATAAGGGTAATAAGGATAAGCGATAAAAATATCCTTACCCGTAGCGACCAGCGTTTTATTTTAAATTTTTCTTTCATGCCTTAGGAGTTGTTACGCTCCCGTATCTTTTTATAAAATTTATAGCCCAGCATTAATAAAATGCTGAATGCCATAATGCCCACCACACCATAGATCCAGTTGATGGCATTTTTTAAAATTACTAAAAAAACCACGGCAAACAAAATAAGCGTGGCACCTTCGTTCCACAAACGCATAAAACCTGTAGTGTGTTTTACCTCATCGTTTTGTAATTGTTTAAATATCCTGTGGCAGTTGTAATGGTACAGGTACAGCAGAAACACAAAGCACAGCTTTACGTGCATCCACGGCTGGGTAAGCCAGGCATTACCCGTAGGGGTAAAGAAAATCATCCAGTAGGCAAAAATACTCGCCAGCACTGCCGATGGCCATGTAATGATATACCACAGCCTGTAACTCATAAGCTTATATTGCTTAATGAGTATTTCTTTTTCGGGCGAAGGCTTACTGTTTGCCTCTATGTGGTACACAAATAACCGCACAATATAGAACAGCCCGGCAAACCAGGTTATTACAAATATGAGGTGCAGCGATTTTATATAATTATAGTCCATTACTTTTTTAAAATTTATAAAACAATTTCAGGTCCATGTTGAAGTTAAAATTTGTTTCAGCACCAGATTGTTTCAGGAATTTATCTTCGCCAAACCATGCAAAATGTTCATCATCGCCACTATTATCAAAAGTTGTTTTATTAGTTACATTCCTGTAAGTTACATCGCGATTTTTTATCCCTAATCCTGTTTTCCAGATAAGGCCCACCGTTTCAGAAAAATAAAAGAACAGGTTATAGTTAATATTCAATCCCGTTTTAATGCGTTTAAAATCGGCTTCATCATACCGGTAAGCAGGATAGCCACCCGGGCCATAATATCTGTTATTGGTAAAATGGTCTGTATGATTGATGTAAAACACCTCTGCCGAAACCAGGTGCTTTATCTTTCCGTGGTTGCGAAGGCTGTAAAACACCTCGGGCCTAACCTCAAAAATACGGTAATCTTTATTAACACGGTTATCGCTTTGAGCTCCCATACCAAAAGAGCTGCCATAATTGCCATAGCCAGCTTCCAGCCCCACCCACCACCTTGGCGCTACCTTATGCATATACCCCACATTATATCGCGGAGCATAACTAAAAGTAGGGTTCAAAAGGCTGAGTGTAACAACAGAGGAATACGCCTCTTGCGGAGTTTCCTGTGCTTGCGCTGCATAGAGCACAAGACTGCATAAGAGTAAGGTAATTTTAAATTTCATAGCTTTTTATGTCGAATTTAGTATTAAAGCACTAAAAAACAACACTTCTCATATTTTAAATTACCATTAAATTTCTTTAAGATGCGTAGCCATTTCCTTTTTCAGAAAAATGCCTGTTACTATTGTAGACGATATATCTGCAATGGGAAATGCGATCCAGATACCGAAAAGGCCAAAATATTGCGGCAGTATGAGTACCAGCGGTATCAGGAAAAAACCCTGTTTGGTCAGGGTAAGCAAAAGTGCCTTAACCGTTTTACCCGCCGCCTGAAAATAAGCCGCCCCAACCAGCTGTACCGCAATAATGGGCGATGCCGCAAATACCCAGCGCAGTGCACCCGGCGTTTCTTTTATAATTTGAGCATCAGTCGTAAATACTGCCACTATGGGTTTTGCCAATACCATTATGACCACAAATATTAAAATTGCAAGTCCGCCAGCATAAAGTATAGACAGGCGAATGCTTTCGCGTACGCGCTCTTTGTTGTTGGCTCCGTAATTGTATCCGGCAATGGGCAGAAAACCCTGTGTAACGCCTAAAACAGGAAACAGCGCAAACATAAGCATACGGCTAACAATGCCATAAATGGTTATGGCCGCCTCGCCACCCTGCGCATACAGCGTATGGTTTAGTAATACATTAAGCACGCTGATAACCCCCTGACGGGCAAAGGTTACAAAACTCATGGAAATGATTTCCCACGATATTTTTTTGTCCCAGATAAAGTTGTGCCATTTTAGTTTCAGCTCGCTTTTGTAAATAAAGAACCACGCGATATAAAAGAACGAAAGTACAAATGATGACCCTGTGGCAATGGCAGCACCCAACACCCCCATACCCAGTATTTTTATAAACAGGATATCAAGCAGCAGGTTAGCCACCGTACTAATTATCATGGCTATCATAGCGTGCTTCGACTTATCTTCGGCACGTATAACGTTATTACCCATCATACTTAGTGCCTGAAACGGTACTGCAAGCAATATCGGGAAAAAGAATTCTTTAGCAGGCTGTACTATTTTTCCGGCTGCGCCAAAGGCATATAATATCTTATCGGTAAACAACAGCCCTGCAGCTACAAACAATGATGCTATAATTAGCGTCATCATAAGCTGGTGGGCAAAGGTGCTTATCGCCTTATTTTTATCATTTGCGCCTAATGCACGCGATAAAACCGAGCTGCCTCCTACCCCTATGGCCATGCCCAGCGACGATATAAAAAACGTAATGGGCATTACTACCGATAGTGCAGCTATGGCAAGCGAACCTATCCAGCGGCCTACAAAAATGGTATCTATAAGCACATTTACGCTCATAAACAAGATACCTACAGATGAGGGGATGCTCTGTTTAATGAGCAACCCTTTAATATCTTTTTTTGCAAGGTCTCTGGATGTTAACTCCATTAATTTAATACTTTACCTGTAGCGGCCCAGGTGTTTATCCATTTTGTTACGGTGGCTACCCACTGGGCATCATCATTAAGACAGGGAATTGTCTTAAAGTGCTCTCCGCCATTTTCTTTAAAGTCTTCATCGGCACGCATACCTATTTCTTCAAGCGTTTCCAGGCAGTCTGCCACAAAAGCGGGGGTTACCACAGCTATATTTTTAATGCCTTTTGCCGGCATTTTATTTATCTCAACATCGGTATATGGTTCCAGCCATTTATCTCCGGCCAGTCGGCTTTGAAAGGTTTGATAATATTTATCTTTAGGGATACCAAGCTTTTCTACCACAAGGCGGGTAGTTTCGTAACAATGGGTACGGTAGCAAAATGCCGCCGCAGGTGTACCCGGCGTACAGCACATTACATCTGTAGTGAATTTTTTATGCGATTTAGTAGCATCTGTCTTACGCACATGCCTTTCCGGTATACCGTGGTAGCTAAACACCAGCTTATCATAATCGTAGCCTTCAAGCCCACGCTTAATAGAGTTGGCAAGTGCATCAATATAATCAGGATTATTATAAAAGGCAGGCACATTGGTAAGCTTCATCTGCGGAAATTTCTTAGCCCTGATCTCTTCTGCCAAAACCTCTATGGTCATAGTACTCGCCATAGCATACTGCGGGTATAACGGAAACAGCAACACATCGGTAACACCTTTGTCTGCAAGCTCTTTTAGCCCTGTTTCTAAAGACGGCTTACCATAGCGCATGGCCAGTGCTACAGGCACATCGGCATTTGGCGCTACCTTATCCTGAAGCCTTTTGCTCAGTACAATAAGCGGAGAACCCTCATCCCACCATATTTTAGCATAGGCATGGGCAGATTCTTCCGGCCTCTTGCGCAGTATAATGCCACGTACCAGTAAAGCCCTAAGCAAAAAAGGGACATCTATAACGTACTTATCCATCAAAAATTCGTCGAGGTAAGGCTTTACATCCTTAGCCGTTGGGCTATCCGGTGAACCAAGGTTTACTAATAATACTCCTTTCATGGGTGTGTTTCTATTTTGCCGCCGCCTGCCATAGTCATCAAAAACCGTGCAGGAAAAACAGTGAATTTTATTTTATATGTTATTTCTAAATTGCCAAACGGCTAATTACAGTTCCTTTTTAAACTTCTCTTCTACTTTAATACGTTCCCTTTTTAAGAATTTGGGTTCATCAAATCTATATCCTATAAACCATGTGGTATAGCCTATAATATCGCTTAGCTGTACATTACTCTGGCTGCCGTGCGTAAAAAATGATGCACGCGCATTGAGCCCGCCAAACCAGCGCTCGCCATTATAGCCGGGCGCAAGGAGCAACGACCCGTTAATAAGCAGGTTTGTAGTAGTGTTATCATCTACCGTTGTGGTAAAGCCTGCGCCAAGTGATGCTCCTGACGACAACAAAAAGTTTTTACCAATAACCCAGTTGTAATAATAAGCCGGCGCCAGGGCTACGTCTACATAATACATTTTATCGTCTGCTATAAGCGGCTCGCCTGCCGAATTAAATTCGGTGTAGTAATAAGACAATACAGGTGCAAAACTGCCGGCGCTTTTTAGCTGTTTTGCATTTTGGAACGACGATGCGGTAAACGAATAATTTTTATTAAAAAAATAAGAGGTACTCCCGCCCACCTTTAATGTTTTTAGGCCGGGTAAGTAAATTCCAGCGCCATCATCCTGAGATACCGTAATACCTTTTTGATAATACAGGTCAAAGTGCTGCATAAACCTGCCGGGAAACAGGTTAAAGCTGAACGACCTCATTTTAGAATCTTTATTGTCGCGGTTCTCATTAAAGAACTTTGGCGAAAAGCCAAGGCTGAACGAAATGATATCGTATTGTACTGCCACACCCAGCGTAGTCTTAGAATTAGGATTCATGCTTAGCGTGGTATCATCCTGAATGTAATCCAGGGTAAAACTATTAGAGGTGCTCAGGGTAAATGCCTGTACTGCTATTACATTGTCATATTTTTTATAATAAGCATTACTTAGTGTATCGGTTTGTGCTATACAGGCACCCGAAACAGAAAACAATGCTGTTATAAAATTTTTTATACCCATGCCTTTGGTTGTGCCAAAATATTTATCAGGCGTTCCTCCTCGCTTCCCGGTTCAGGATGATGGTCATAGACCCACTGCACGTGTGGTGGTAAGCTCATTAGTATACTTTCAATGCGCCCATTGGTCTTAAGACCAAACAACGTACCCTTATCGTGCACTAGGTTAAACTCTACATAGCGCCCACGGCGAATTTCCTGCCAGGTGCGTTGCGCCGGCGTGTATGGCATATCTTTTCTTTTTTGCACTATGGGCACATACGCCTCAAGGAAACTATTACCTACTTCGCTCACAAAAGCAAACCATTGTTCCATGCCAAAATCTTCCGTTGCCTTGCAATGGTCAAAGAACAGGCCGCCTATACCGCGTGCTTCATTGCGGTGGGCATTCCAAAAGTATTCATCACATTGCTTTTTAAAACGTGGATAGAATTCCTGGTCGTGCTTGTCGCAGGCTGTTTTACAGGTTTGGTGAAAGTGCGCGGCATCTTCATCAAACAGGTAGTATGGTGTAAGGTCCTGCCCTCCGCCAAACCAGCTATTTACAACAGCTCCGGTTTTATCATACATTTCAAAATAGCGCCAGTTGGCATGTACCGTAGGCACCATAGGGTTAACCGGATGCAACACCAGGCTAAGCCCGCAGGCAAAAAAATCGACATCG contains the following coding sequences:
- a CDS encoding ATP-binding protein; translation: MKEKFKIKRWSLRVRIFLSLILITLIASFLIAFVSIYQFKKEAKEYHEDRLERKENSIKEHISYVLANTTYPLSTENLPLIFRDRIHELANIHGTEINIYDLDGKLLKSSKAAFSVDTINQDITEPVLRVIRSTAEKRFVDLKTTLNNKKFRSSYSYIKDTKFKPLGILNLPYIEDDGYYEKEISNFIARFVQVYSFMLLISVIIAYFLSSYITKSIKEVSDRIKETRLNEVNEKIHMGDTPQEISLLVDAYNNLVDDLDESAALLAQKEREEAWREMAKQVAHEIKNPLTPMRLTVQSFQRKFDPSDPKIHEKLAEYSNTLIQQIDTMTAVASAFSNFASLPAQQNETLNVVKIVQLALEIFNECYITFHADEPQIITRMDRTQLIRIITNLVKNATQAMDDHQREPKVDVRVYREAGQAKITVTDNGKGITVEDKSRIFEPKFTTKNSGMGLGLSIIRNIVESYHGTINFKSSAGVGTTFYVSLPITTSENETQTEHTNF
- a CDS encoding CopD family protein; the encoded protein is MDYNYIKSLHLIFVITWFAGLFYIVRLFVYHIEANSKPSPEKEILIKQYKLMSYRLWYIITWPSAVLASIFAYWMIFFTPTGNAWLTQPWMHVKLCFVFLLYLYHYNCHRIFKQLQNDEVKHTTGFMRLWNEGATLILFAVVFLVILKNAINWIYGVVGIMAFSILLMLGYKFYKKIRERNNS
- a CDS encoding MATE family efflux transporter, translated to MELTSRDLAKKDIKGLLIKQSIPSSVGILFMSVNVLIDTIFVGRWIGSLAIAALSVVMPITFFISSLGMAIGVGGSSVLSRALGANDKNKAISTFAHQLMMTLIIASLFVAAGLLFTDKILYAFGAAGKIVQPAKEFFFPILLAVPFQALSMMGNNVIRAEDKSKHAMIAMIISTVANLLLDILFIKILGMGVLGAAIATGSSFVLSFFYIAWFFIYKSELKLKWHNFIWDKKISWEIISMSFVTFARQGVISVLNVLLNHTLYAQGGEAAITIYGIVSRMLMFALFPVLGVTQGFLPIAGYNYGANNKERVRESIRLSILYAGGLAILIFVVIMVLAKPIVAVFTTDAQIIKETPGALRWVFAASPIIAVQLVGAAYFQAAGKTVKALLLTLTKQGFFLIPLVLILPQYFGLFGIWIAFPIADISSTIVTGIFLKKEMATHLKEI
- the hemH gene encoding ferrochelatase, yielding MKGVLLVNLGSPDSPTAKDVKPYLDEFLMDKYVIDVPFLLRALLVRGIILRKRPEESAHAYAKIWWDEGSPLIVLSKRLQDKVAPNADVPVALAMRYGKPSLETGLKELADKGVTDVLLFPLYPQYAMASTMTIEVLAEEIRAKKFPQMKLTNVPAFYNNPDYIDALANSIKRGLEGYDYDKLVFSYHGIPERHVRKTDATKSHKKFTTDVMCCTPGTPAAAFCYRTHCYETTRLVVEKLGIPKDKYYQTFQSRLAGDKWLEPYTDVEINKMPAKGIKNIAVVTPAFVADCLETLEEIGMRADEDFKENGGEHFKTIPCLNDDAQWVATVTKWINTWAATGKVLN
- a CDS encoding DUF4421 family protein, which translates into the protein MGIKNFITALFSVSGACIAQTDTLSNAYYKKYDNVIAVQAFTLSTSNSFTLDYIQDDTTLSMNPNSKTTLGVAVQYDIISFSLGFSPKFFNENRDNKDSKMRSFSFNLFPGRFMQHFDLYYQKGITVSQDDGAGIYLPGLKTLKVGGSTSYFFNKNYSFTASSFQNAKQLKSAGSFAPVLSYYYTEFNSAGEPLIADDKMYYVDVALAPAYYYNWVIGKNFLLSSGASLGAGFTTTVDDNTTTNLLINGSLLLAPGYNGERWFGGLNARASFFTHGSQSNVQLSDIIGYTTWFIGYRFDEPKFLKRERIKVEEKFKKEL
- the hemF gene encoding oxygen-dependent coproporphyrinogen oxidase is translated as MKDTFYAYIQQLQDTITSKLEEADGKAKFREDIWQRPEGGGGRTRVIEGGNVFEKGGVNISAVHGELPKAMQAYFGVGDVDFFACGLSLVLHPVNPMVPTVHANWRYFEMYDKTGAVVNSWFGGGQDLTPYYLFDEDAAHFHQTCKTACDKHDQEFYPRFKKQCDEYFWNAHRNEARGIGGLFFDHCKATEDFGMEQWFAFVSEVGNSFLEAYVPIVQKRKDMPYTPAQRTWQEIRRGRYVEFNLVHDKGTLFGLKTNGRIESILMSLPPHVQWVYDHHPEPGSEEERLINILAQPKAWV